The bacterium genome includes the window GAACATTTCGAAACCGGCGAGCCCTTCACGACCGCGGCCCTCGGGGACATCGGCCTCGAGACAAAGCTCGCGCTCCTCAAGGATTCCGGCCTCCGGCCGGGGATCGCCCTCGTCTCCATCACCACCTTTCCCACCGGCAGCACGGAGAGGTTCACCGGGTCCTCGAACGTCACCGAGGAGGCAAAACTGGTGGTCGACAAGAAGATCGGTCCCGTCACCCTGATCCTCAACGGGGGCTACCGGGTGATTCCAAGGACCCAAGTGGCCGATCTTGAGATCGACGACATGGCGACCTACGGCGCCGGATTCTCCTGGTCCCTTCCCTTCGGCTCCATGGATCTGATCGCGGAGGCGGACGGCGCCCTGGTCCTCGGCAATCCGCGGGAGAGGACCTCCCCTCTCGAATGGTTGGCCGGTCTGCGGCAAAGGGTTTTCGAGGGATTGAGCATCGAGTTCGCCGGCGGCAGCGGGGTCGGATCCGGCGTGGGCGGAGGCGATTTCCGGATCGTCGCCGGCCTGACCTTCCGGAACATCCCCCAGGAGAAGAAGTCGGAGGAAACCCTCCTTTCGGAAACGATCTCCTTCCAAAAAGGCCGATCCAAAGTCGACCGCAAATCCGAGACTACCCTCGACCGCGTCGTGGATCTCCTGAAGGGCGATAAGAAAAACCAGGTCGAGCTGACGGGAGATCCGGAACTGACGGGGATCGTCATGGATGACCTCATGGCCCGGGGCGTCTCCCGTGGGCGCATGTCCGCGAACCCGCCGGAACCTTCCGAGACCAAGACGCGAACGGTCGCAGTTCGCGTGGTCAAATAATCCCGCTTCCCGCGGGACAGCGCTCGCTACGGCGAGTAAAGGAAGCTAGATGCGCGTGATCGCCGGAATTGCCAAAGGCAGGGCCCTGGCCGGACCCAAGTCGCATACCATCCGCCCCGCCCTGGACAAGGTGAAGGGCGCGATCTTCAACATCCTCTATGACGTCTCGGGCCTGACCGTCCTGGATGTCTTCGCCGGCACGGGTTCGATCGGCATCGAGGCCCTCTCGCGCGGGGCGAGGCACTGCGTGTTCCTGGACGCCGCGCCCGAGGCCTTGGGCGTGATCAAGAAAAATCTGGACCTCTGCGTGTTCAATGACCGGGCGACGATCCTGAGGACGAAACTTCCGGAAGACCTGCGGACGGTGGCCAAGCGGAGCCGCATCGCGTCCTTCGACCTCATCTTCGTCGACCCGCCCTACGACAAGGATCTCGTGAATCCTTCCCTCCGGAGAATCGCGGAGTTGGGCCTCTTGGCCGAGGGCGGCAAGGTCATCGTCGAACACTCGCCTCGGGAGACGATCGGGGAGATCACCGGGATGACGGTGAGGGATCGAAGGGAATACGGGCAGACGATCGTGTCTTTTTTAGTAGACACTTCTGCAGACATCTTTCCTAAACTATGATGACAAATCCTCCACTTCGTGAGAGATAAAGTCGATTTTCCCCAATAAAATCCACTGGCATGCCCCTTGCTTTATACCCTCGCAAGGAGGTTCGTATGAAAAAACTTGTTCTGTTGGTGATCGTCGTCATGGGGGGAGCGCTGCTCCTCCCCTCTCTGGGTCGAACCCAGGAATACCGCCGAGTGCACCGTCAGGAGCACCGGACGGCGAGATTCGTAACCGTCGGCGGAACCCAGGGCTCGGCGGTCTGCACCCCCGCGTGCGGTCAGGGCGAGATCTGCAAGTGGGGCGACAACGGCCAGACTTTCTGCGGCAAGCCCGATATCGTCATCAATTGTCCGGACAACGATCCCTTGTGCGGCATCGAAGACTCCGACACCCCGGACAGGGCTGACGTCCTCGTCGGGGCGGCCCCCAGTGAGACGGCGCTCTGCACCCCTGCCTGTCCTCAGGGCCAGATCTGCAAGTGGGGCGACAACGGCGAGACCTTCTGCGGCAAGCCGGACATCGTCATCAATTGCCCCAATAATGATCCCTTGTGCGGGATCGACGATTAATCGCGGAGCATAGGGAACCAAGAAAGCCCCCTCTCATTAGTGTATGGGGAGGGGGCTTTCTTATTTTGGCTTCAACTCTGCGATACGAGGAAACGATTTTTCGAATCTTTCAGGGTGACGGAAGCCTCTGCGGGCCCAAGGTTCCACGGTTTCAGGGTTCGGCGGTATCTTCATGCTCCGCGCGTATTTCCCGGAGGGAACATAAACGAGCAGGGCCGAAGGGATGATCGAATCCTCGACGATCTCTTCCTCCCCCGTCTTGATGTGAGTGACCTGGACGGGGACGGGCCCCACGATATCCCAAAAGGGATCGACGAGAGGGTCTGCTTCATTGTCGACCCGAAGGGTCACCACGCGAATCTCGGATTGAGCCTCGTTAAATTCTCTTATGGCCCTCTGATACTCCGGCGTCTCCACGATCTTGCAGGGTTCGCACCAACTGGCATGAAAGAGCGCCATGATCCCCTGAACGCCGGGCGAACCCGTGAGTCGATAGAGCTCCGCCACCGTCCGATCCGAAGGAAGGTCGGGTCGAAGTTCGGACGGACCGGGAGACGGGGCCGCGTTTTCGAACTCATCCGTCGGCGGGGTCGGGTCCGCCTTGCCGCAGGAAGCCGTCGCGATCGAAAGACCGCCGAGAAAAGCCGTGCGTATCGTCGAAGCATACAAGCGATGGAGGGTCATATCGCTCTCCTCAACCCCATTATCGGCGGCGGAACCATTTGTCGCGCGCAGAAATGGGCCAGACGGAAATAAGTGCCCATTTTACTGGACGGCCAAAAATCCCTTGCCCGCCGTGGAACAGGCATCCTAGACATCTTGACATGCCCATCACCGCCGTCTGTCCGGGGTCCTTCGACCCTCCCACTGAAGGCCACTTGAACATCATCGAGCGGGGTCTCAAGCTCTTCGACAAGGTCGTCGTCGCCGTGGCGGTGAATTCCCAGAAAAAATCGATCTTCAGCACCGCCGAACGGATCGAACTGTTGAAGGAGCTCACCAAGGGTCTGAAGGGCGTCGAGGTCGATTCCTTTGAGGACAAACTCCTGGTCGATTACGCCCGGGCGAAGAAGGCCCAGGTGATCTTTAGAGGGCTCCGAACGATCCAAGACTACGAGTACGAGTTCCAGATGGCGCTGGCGAACAAGCAGATCGCGCCGGAGATCGAGACCGTCTTCATGATGACGGAGGCCCAGTTCTCGCACATCAGCTCGAGCCTCTCGAAGGAGATCATCCACCTGGGCGGTCCGGGCAAGGGGATGGTCGCTCCGGTCGTTGAAAAAAAGTTGAAGGAAAAATTCAAAAAGATGTAGGGGCGGGGTCACCCCGCCCGTACACGGGAATGCTATGTCGCGTCTTACCCAAAGAGTCCAACGCATCAAACCCAGCCCCACCCTGGCGATCGACAGCAAGGCCAAGAAGATGATCGCCGAGGGCATCGACGTCGTCAGCTTCGGCGCCGGAGAGCCGGACTTCGACACGCCGGACCACGTCAAGCTCGCCGCCATCAAGGCGATCGACGCGGGCAAGACCAAGTACACGCCGGTCGCCGGCATCATCGAGCTCAAGGACGCCGTCGTCGCCAAACTCAAGCGCGACAACAACCTCCATTACACGCGGGAGGACGTGATCGTTTCGGCGGGCGGCAAGCACGTCCTCTACAACATCGCCCAGGCGCTTTTCGAGGCCGGCGACGAGGTCATCATTCCGGCGCCCTATTGGGTCAGCTATCCCGACCAGGTCCTCTTGAACGACGCCAAGCCGGTCGTCGTCCAAACGGAAGAGAAAGACGGATTTTGCCTGCGTCCCGAAGTCTTGGAAAAGGCGATCACGCCCAAGACCAAGGCGTTCATCCTGAACAGCCCGTCCAACCCGACGGGCGGGGCCTATCCGAGGAAGAATCTCGAGGCGATCGCCGAGATCCTGGTCAAAAAGAACGTCTTCTGCGTCTCGGACGAGATCTACGAAAAGATCGTCTACGACGGATTCGAGTTCACGAGCATCGCAAGCCTGAACGACCGGATCAAGGAGATCACGCTGACGGTCAACGGCGCCTCCAAGGTGTACTCGATGACCGGCTGGCGGATGGGTTACGCCGTCGGCCCGCGCGACATCATCGACGCGATGGCGAAGATCCAGGGGCAGGTCACGTCCAACATCACGTCGATCACGCAATGGGCCTGCGTCGAGGCCCTCAACGGCTCGCACGAGTTTTTGAAGACGTGGGTCGCGGAATTCAAGAAGCGACGCGACGTCATCGTCAAGAGGTTCAACGCAATCCCGGGGGTCACCTGCTTCAACCCCCAGGGGGCCTTTTACGTCTTTCCGAACGTCTCGGCCTACTTCGGTAGGAAATACGGCGGAAAGGTCATTCAAGGATCGGACGACTTGGCGGCCTACCTCTTGGAGAAGGCCCTGGTCGCCGTGGTCCCCGGTTCCGGCTTCGGTGCCGACGGGTTCATCCGCCTCTCCTACGCGACCTCGATGGCCAAGATCGAAAAAGGCCTGGAACGGATCGAAAAGGCCTTGGCCGCCCTCACAACTTAATCCCTCCCGTCCTCCGATAACCTTGTGCTATCCTAGTTTTTTCAAGTGCGGGGGGAACGCCGGTGAAATTCTGGCTTTGGCTTATCTTCTTGGGCGCCGGTGCCGCCGCCACCTATCTCATCGTCCATAATCCCGATTCAAAATCCAAGCGCCCTTCGGTTGAGGCAAAATCTGAAATTAATGAGCAAGATCAAGAGAATGCAGATTCATTGCCGCCGCCGGGCGGCCCTTCCACCGAGGTGATTCTCCCGATGGACTCCGGCACCCTGCCCGGCCGCAAAGGCCCGCCGCCGGACGGCGCCCCATCGGAAAAGGAAGAGGAATATGTCCTCCAGGAGGCCCCCGGGGACCGCGACCGGGAGGACGACGAATTGGACCGTTTAGAGAGGGACATCGCCCTGGGGAACCTCCCCGAGCCCCGGCCGCTCCGGAGGATGCCTCGCCGCCCTTTCAATACCGAGGCGCCAACCGGCGCGGCCCCGTCGGGGTCTCCCGCGGCGTTCGCCTCCGCTCCGGCACCCGTACCACCGGCCGGTCCCGTCGCGTCCCAGACCGGCGCCGCCGGACCCGGAGTGACCTCCTCCTCCGGAAGTTTCGGTACCTTTCCGGCCCTACCGGCGACGGCGGTGTCTCCGTCTTCTTCCAGTTCCGCATCCTCGGGGCGGACCGTCACTTCACCCGCCCCCAAGACGCCGGCCACCGGTAGGACCGAAAAGCAGGTGGCCTCGCTACCGCCCGCCCCCCCCTCTTCTTCCAAGGACGTCAAGGGCGACGCCGTACCGCGCGAAGGAACCATCGTTTCTCCCCCGGACGAACTCATCAAGCCCGCCGGGAACACCACTCCGGAAGCGCAAAAAATCATCGTAGGCGACGAGGGCGAATCCGCTTGGAGGGAGGCCATGCAAATCCCAGCCGGTTTCGCGGGGCTCTCGCTCGTCCCCAAGTCGGTCGCAGCCGTGCCGCCCCCCGCCTCCGACCTTGCCGCCGTGAGCGAGACCCAACCCGCGGTGACGCCCATCCTGGGCGCGACCTTCAACTCGGGTTTCGACCCATCCGAACAACCGGTTCTCGAAATCCTCAAGGACTGCGGAGACCCGGCTCAGAACCCGAACTGCGACCCGCACCGTCTCCCCCCGGGGGCGCCGTTCCTGAACGATTACTTCTATGACAACAAGGCCCATCAGGGAGATCTGAATCCCGACACGAAGGACGCGATGGAGATCGGCATCGTCGTGATCGGCACGGACAAGGATGCATCGGGCAAGGAAATCCCGCAGGCGGAGGCGGCCTTTCACATCTTGCCCGGATTCGCGCCGGGCAAGTACCAAGTCTCTCTCGCGGGAAAGACGGTGAAACTCGTTGGTTCGTTTGAAGTCGTCGCCGCCGCTCCGGCGCTGGAAACCGCCGCCATGTTCCGCGGCGCCGCCCCCGAAACAAAGCCCGCCGCGAAATCCGTCCCGGTTCCCAAGTAGCCTGACGCGATCTTCTTGCTTTTTGAGCCCGGATCTCCTAGCTCCGACCTTCACGAAAGGGGTCGCACATGGCCATCTCCGCCAACAAAAGGGCTCACCTTCAGAAACTCTCCACACCGAAAGGAGTCATCGCCGCCGCGGCGATGGACCAGCGCGGATCGCTCAAAAAGTCGATCGCCAAGGAAAAGAACGTCGATCCTTCGCAGATCACACAGGCGATGATGGAGGAGTTCAAGACCGCGGTGACCAAGGTGCTCACGCCGCACGCGAGCGCGATCCTCCTCGACCCCGAGTTCGGTCTGCCCGCCGCCAAGGCCCGTGCGAAGGGCTGCGGGCTCCTCCTCGCCTACGAATCGACGGGCTACGACCAGACGACGCCCGGCCGCATTCCCCTCTTGATCCCCACGTGGACGGTTTCGAAGTCCGTCGCGGAGGGGGCGAACGCGATCAAGATCCTCCTTTACTACACGCCTTTCGAGGACGCGAAGGTGAACGCCGTCAAGCATGCCTGGGTGGAGCGGATCGGGGCCGAATGCGCGCATCATGACATCCCCTTTTTCCTCGAGTTCGTAGGCTATCCGACGGGCAATGAGGACGAGAAGGGGATCGAATTCGCCAAGAAAAAGCCGGAGATCGTCCGATTGAGCATGGAAGAGTACTCCAAGCCCCGGTACAACGTCGACGTCCTCAAGGTGGAGGTCCCGGTCAACATGAAGTTCGTGAAGGGGGCCCGTTCCAACAAGGGAGGCGAGGCGGCCTACGACCGCGGGCAGGCGATGGACCTCTTCCGCTCGGCCGCCGCGGCGACGAAGAAGCCCTTCATCTATCTCTCCGCGGGCGTCTCGGATGATGAATTCCGCGAGAGCCTGGAACTCGCCGCCGAGGCGGGGGTCGCGTACAACGGCGTCCTCTGCGGGCGAGCGACGTGGAAGGAAGGCATCCCCGTCTACGCGAAGTCCGGCGTGAAGGCGCTGGAGGACTGGCTCAGCGACCGGGGCGTGCAGAACATCCAGGCATTGAACAAGGTCATCGAACAGGGCGCGCGACCTTGGCATCTATGAAAACCTGCCGGTAAACGAACCACCCCACGAAGAAGCCCGCAACGACGTCCGCGATGTAATGCTGTTTCACCAGGACGACGGACACGGCGACGAGCGCGGCGAGCGGATGCAAGAGCCACCCCATCCCCTTCTTGAACCTTTCCATGAAGAACGAGACCAGGACGACGTTGGAGACGTGCAGGGACGGAAAGCAGTTATACGGCAGGTCCATCCAGTAGTAGAAATCCACGAGCAGATAGGCCCAGCCCCGATCCGCGTCCACCACGGGGCGCAAGCGGTATTCCACGGGAAAGACGAGAAAGATCACGAAGTGGAGCGTCACACAGACAAAAACCGAAAGGACGATCTTTTTGAAAAAGGCCAGGTCGTCGACCATGAGATAGGCGATGGCGAAAAAGACGAATTCCAGCAAATAGGCGAAGATCAGGGCGGGCAGCAACGGGATGGAACTTTCGAACGGGAGATCGAGACGGTAGAATTCCCCGCGGCGTCCCGTGAATTCGTTCAACAGGAAATAGCCGACCATGTAGTAAACGAGAATGCCGAAGAAGAGCGCGTTCTTCGTCAGGCGGTCGCGAAGGGTCATCCGGATTGTTTTTCAGAGAAGACGTCCGCTGTAAAGATTTCAATCGTCGCCCCGCGCTTCCAGGCGTCGAGGGGGAGGCCCGCCTTGCGGCAGGTGGCCGCGAGAAAGGTCTCCGCATCCCACCCCTCGCGCTCGGCGACCTGCGGCAGGAGAAGGCCCCGGCGGCGTCCGTCGGAAATGATGAGTCCGTGCCGGCCGACCCGGATTTCCCCGACGTCCGTCACCGTCCGGAAAGAGGACAGGGCCGAAATTTCGAGCGTCAGCCGCTGAACTTCGTCCGTGGTCACGGGGGGAAATCGCGGATCCTGGGTCGCCGCCGCGATCGCCATATCCTGGACGACGCGTGCGATCGGCCGGTCCGCAGTCAAGTGACCGATGCATCCCCGCAGTTCCCCGTCCCTCTCGAGAGTGACGAAGGCCCCGCCGACCTCAAGCAAGCCCGGATTCACGGGCTCGGCAGGCAAGAAGCGGCGCTCCTTCACATAGGTCTCGAGGGCCAACCGGGCCAGGCGGAGAAGCTCCGCTTTTTCTTGTTCCGTCAGCATCAAGCTGCTGATAGATTAATCTGATGTTGAAAGAAAAGACAGTGGTCTTAGGGGTGACGGGCGGCATCGCCGCCTACAAGGCCTGCGAGTTGACGAGGCGTTTGGTCGAGAGCGGAGCGGAGGTCCATGTCATCCTGACCAAGGGGGCCCAACAGTTCGTGACGCCCTTGACCTTCCAGGCCTTGAGCGGGCATCCGGTGCACACCGACCTCTTCAGCCTCACCCAGGAACAGGAAATCGGCCACATCGCCCTCGCGGACAAGGCGGACCTCGTTTTCGTCGCCCCCGCGACGGCGGACGTGCTCGCCAAGGTGGCGCATGGCCTCTGCGACGACCTGCTCACGACCGTGATCTGCGCGACGCGCGCCCCCGTTCTCCTCGCCCCCGCGATGAACGTCCACATGTGGGAGAACCCGATCACCCGGGAGAACGTCGCCAATCTCAAGCGGCACGGCGTTCTCTTCGTCGAGCCCGATGCCGGCTTCCTGGCCTGCGGATACACGGGCAAGGGACGCCTCCCCGACGCCGACGTCCTCATCGCCGAGGCCGAAAAGGCTTTGAAGGTCCGAAAACTCCGCGCCAAATGAAATTCGAAAATCTGCGTGTCTTGGTCACGGCCGGTCCCACGCGGGAGTTCTTCGACCCGGTCCGGTTTCTCTCCAATCCATCTTCCGGAAAGATGGGCTACGCCCTGGCCGAGGAGGCGCGTCTTCGCGGAGCGACCGTGACGCTCGTGACCGGTCCGGTTTCGATTGCCCCGCCGCCGGTCAAGGTCGTCGCCGTGACTTCGGCGGAGGAGATGTACCGAGCCGTCCTCAAGGAAGCACGTCGCGCCGCCCTGATCCTCATGTGCGCCGCCGTCTCGGACTACCGGCCCGCCTCCTTCTCCAAGAAGAAGCTCAAGAAGACCGGCAAGCCCCTCTCCCTCACGCTCGTCCGCACGAAGGACATTCTGGCGGAGCTCGGGCGGCGGAAAAAACCGGGGCAGATCCTCGTCGGCTTCGCCGCCGAAACGCACCGCGTGGAGGCCTACGCCCGGAATAAACTGCGCGAAAAGAATCTGGACGCGATCGTCGCCAACCGCGTGGGACGACCGGGCGCCGGGTTCGAGGGCGAGCGAAACGAGGCCCTTCTCCTCTCCGCCGCGGGCGGGGCCCTTCACCTCAAGAGCATGTCCAAGAAGGCGATGGCGAGGAAAATCCTGGGTTTCTTGG containing:
- the rsmD gene encoding 16S rRNA (guanine(966)-N(2))-methyltransferase RsmD, with translation MRVIAGIAKGRALAGPKSHTIRPALDKVKGAIFNILYDVSGLTVLDVFAGTGSIGIEALSRGARHCVFLDAAPEALGVIKKNLDLCVFNDRATILRTKLPEDLRTVAKRSRIASFDLIFVDPPYDKDLVNPSLRRIAELGLLAEGGKVIVEHSPRETIGEITGMTVRDRREYGQTIVSFLVDTSADIFPKL
- the coaD gene encoding pantetheine-phosphate adenylyltransferase — protein: MPITAVCPGSFDPPTEGHLNIIERGLKLFDKVVVAVAVNSQKKSIFSTAERIELLKELTKGLKGVEVDSFEDKLLVDYARAKKAQVIFRGLRTIQDYEYEFQMALANKQIAPEIETVFMMTEAQFSHISSSLSKEIIHLGGPGKGMVAPVVEKKLKEKFKKM
- a CDS encoding pyridoxal phosphate-dependent aminotransferase; the protein is MSRLTQRVQRIKPSPTLAIDSKAKKMIAEGIDVVSFGAGEPDFDTPDHVKLAAIKAIDAGKTKYTPVAGIIELKDAVVAKLKRDNNLHYTREDVIVSAGGKHVLYNIAQALFEAGDEVIIPAPYWVSYPDQVLLNDAKPVVVQTEEKDGFCLRPEVLEKAITPKTKAFILNSPSNPTGGAYPRKNLEAIAEILVKKNVFCVSDEIYEKIVYDGFEFTSIASLNDRIKEITLTVNGASKVYSMTGWRMGYAVGPRDIIDAMAKIQGQVTSNITSITQWACVEALNGSHEFLKTWVAEFKKRRDVIVKRFNAIPGVTCFNPQGAFYVFPNVSAYFGRKYGGKVIQGSDDLAAYLLEKALVAVVPGSGFGADGFIRLSYATSMAKIEKGLERIEKALAALTT
- a CDS encoding tagatose 1,6-diphosphate aldolase, encoding MAISANKRAHLQKLSTPKGVIAAAAMDQRGSLKKSIAKEKNVDPSQITQAMMEEFKTAVTKVLTPHASAILLDPEFGLPAAKARAKGCGLLLAYESTGYDQTTPGRIPLLIPTWTVSKSVAEGANAIKILLYYTPFEDAKVNAVKHAWVERIGAECAHHDIPFFLEFVGYPTGNEDEKGIEFAKKKPEIVRLSMEEYSKPRYNVDVLKVEVPVNMKFVKGARSNKGGEAAYDRGQAMDLFRSAAAATKKPFIYLSAGVSDDEFRESLELAAEAGVAYNGVLCGRATWKEGIPVYAKSGVKALEDWLSDRGVQNIQALNKVIEQGARPWHL
- a CDS encoding phosphatase PAP2 family protein — translated: MTLRDRLTKNALFFGILVYYMVGYFLLNEFTGRRGEFYRLDLPFESSIPLLPALIFAYLLEFVFFAIAYLMVDDLAFFKKIVLSVFVCVTLHFVIFLVFPVEYRLRPVVDADRGWAYLLVDFYYWMDLPYNCFPSLHVSNVVLVSFFMERFKKGMGWLLHPLAALVAVSVVLVKQHYIADVVAGFFVGWFVYRQVFIDAKVARPVR
- the amrA gene encoding AmmeMemoRadiSam system protein A; its protein translation is MLTEQEKAELLRLARLALETYVKERRFLPAEPVNPGLLEVGGAFVTLERDGELRGCIGHLTADRPIARVVQDMAIAAATQDPRFPPVTTDEVQRLTLEISALSSFRTVTDVGEIRVGRHGLIISDGRRRGLLLPQVAEREGWDAETFLAATCRKAGLPLDAWKRGATIEIFTADVFSEKQSG
- the coaBC gene encoding bifunctional phosphopantothenoylcysteine decarboxylase/phosphopantothenate--cysteine ligase CoaBC, with amino-acid sequence MKEKTVVLGVTGGIAAYKACELTRRLVESGAEVHVILTKGAQQFVTPLTFQALSGHPVHTDLFSLTQEQEIGHIALADKADLVFVAPATADVLAKVAHGLCDDLLTTVICATRAPVLLAPAMNVHMWENPITRENVANLKRHGVLFVEPDAGFLACGYTGKGRLPDADVLIAEAEKALKVRKLRAK
- the coaBC gene encoding bifunctional phosphopantothenoylcysteine decarboxylase/phosphopantothenate--cysteine ligase CoaBC yields the protein MKFENLRVLVTAGPTREFFDPVRFLSNPSSGKMGYALAEEARLRGATVTLVTGPVSIAPPPVKVVAVTSAEEMYRAVLKEARRAALILMCAAVSDYRPASFSKKKLKKTGKPLSLTLVRTKDILAELGRRKKPGQILVGFAAETHRVEAYARNKLREKNLDAIVANRVGRPGAGFEGERNEALLLSAAGGALHLKSMSKKAMARKILGFLAYSFGDKKSPSGED